The proteins below come from a single Alosa sapidissima isolate fAloSap1 chromosome 23, fAloSap1.pri, whole genome shotgun sequence genomic window:
- the tmem243b gene encoding transmembrane protein 243b gives MDDFTTRTYGTSGLDNRPLFGETSARDRIINLVVGVLTTLLVLITVISSFVVPLPPKPINIFCAVCVLLLCGSVLVLIFWYRQGDLEPKFRKLIYYMLISIALLCVCANLYFHDVGRGQPASAL, from the exons ATGGACGACTTCACCACACGCACCTACGGCACCAGCGGCCTGGACAACAGGCCTCTGTTCGGAGAGACCTCCGCCAGG GATAGAATCATCAATTTAGTCGTTGGCGTGCTTACGACCCTACTTGTGTTG ATCACGGTCATCAGCTCCTTCGTGGTTCCCCTGCCCCCCAAGCCCATCAACATcttctgtgcagtgtgtgttctgctgcTGTGTGGCTCCGTCCTGGTGCTG ATCTTCTGGTACCGGCAGGGGGACCTGGAGCCAAAGTTCCGTAAGCTGATCTACTACATGCTGATCTCCATCGCCCTGCTGTGCGTCTGTGCCAACCTCTACTTCCACGACGTGGGCCGAGGCCAACCCGCGTCTGCCTTATGA